TTGTCTCAGCTGATCCACATGAATAAATCCAGTAGATGTCTTCTTCTTAGTTGACTCTGTTGTTATTTGAAGGTATTTCCTTGCGTTGGTCCTCCTGACCACACAGACCATCCTGGCGGAGGAAACAGTCAAAGACTCAGGTAAAGCAAACATTCACTGCTTAGCTCAGCGTTGACAAATATCACaactaaaaattttattttatgacttttgtgtttatttgattgGCAACAAAGTTTGTATGAACAAGCTAGTTTGATCTATGAAAGTGCAGTTTACTGTTTACCTATGATTTGTGTTCACTTTAAAGGGTGGAAATATGTATGAAACATttatcacaacaaaaaaaatcatagtagaaataaatgtaggtgttttgtgatgtatttcttacttcaaagtatatttttctTACTTGAAATTTTCAGcactgttaaaatgttaaatattctcATCCTCCATTAATATGCGTTAGGAACACACAAGGTGTTAAAGGCTGTCCTAATTTTTTCAAACGACTGTATCTTGCTTAATCCTGATATAAGTTGTTCCTCTTTTCTacctcttatttattttgttccagaggttttcagttgtgtttttatttctttagctgGATCTGTTTCAGGTTTGGGTGAGTTCAAGACCAGGAGAAATgagagttttaaaaatgtctctcaTTTGAGACAATAAATTTTGTCTTAAACAAGACGAGAGTAGACAGAGTGTTGTGAGCTTATTGTATCATTTAGTGTAAGAGGTGAAAGTAAAAGTGTTGCATGTGACTTGTTGATGTCTATTGCAAAATACATGATAGTCTACAGATTTACTGACTTTTTGCAGTGGACTCTGAATTGGAGTTGGAGTTTTCTCTGTCAATTTGCTTTGCAGGATTTAAAAGTTtcacatgcataaaaaaagttatttataaatgaaaagaatTTAACTATTTGAAGAAACAGCGTGTaactatttcaaaaatgtttcttccacaTTCGTTAAAATTGTCACTATTTTTAGATATAATATTTTcgcagattatttattttatgttatgcTGTCACAACATGATAGTTATAACAAACACTGTTATAAAGATTGCATCAGCTTCTAGCAGTATTAGGTGAAAAATGAACCCACTCTCAAAATCTTGTTAGGCATCAAGCTAATAAAGTGATTAACTGGTTTAACTGCTTGTAGGAAGAAATCTTCTGCTTTGATTAAACTCACCAAGGAAGAACCAGCACAGATTTAATAATCCAGAGAAAATATTCAAGATGTTGCCGTCACTTTGAAGAGACAATCACTTGAACCTCGATTATCCCAGACACAGAAAGGAGAAGAGGATCAAACACACAGAGATGggctttgtttcttcttttctgtttataaaaaacagaatgaaagaatcaaagctttttctttcaaagtttaGACGATCTAATTAAAATAGAGATCCATGCGATAAATCACAAGCCAGGAGTTACGTCACTAACCATTACAGCAGATAAAGCTCACAAAAAGCTTAAATTTATTGGCTTTTTTGTGGGGAGAGAACAACGATAGGCTCCCATCCCAAGTATtatggaaaattttaaattggtGAATAATTTACCTCTCATTGCAATGTCTCTAGTATATTATAGACTCTGGTGaactttaaacacaaacaatatgTTCATCAGCATAgacttttatttcacttaaaaaccAGATATTAATTAcgaacaaacttttatttaaatacaaaccaAAACTAAACTGCTGTGGATTTTGCAGTTTTACGTTTTTCACTTTGAAAGgcaacttaaataaattataatacatattttatttatttgaagcatatttgtttttatagctgTTTCTTAAATTTTTGAGTCAagttcattttagttttctttgccCACGGTGCTTAATTTTATTGTACTTGGACATCAATTGttgttcttcagattttttatacatatttatttttatttttttacttcttccatattttttactttcctttttctaAAGTTAAGATCGCCTCCAGCCTGTGCTTCATGAATGGGCCACCAAGCAATCAAGAGAcgtgatattttaattttatttaatattttttttatgagaaaatgttttcaactggaaaacaacataaaattctAACAATAAATTAGCTAAACGTGGTTTTATATTTTCCCCTCCAAATTAGGTTTCCTTCGTTTGAAGCGGATGATTGGTGGGACGTTGGCCCCTCACGTCCCCTGGCAAGCCATGGTCTACCTGTCTGACAGCGTGCTGGATGGCGGGTATGCAGGTGGCGCTCTCATCTCCGACCGCTGGGTGTTGACGGCTGGAAGGAACCTCTTTATTAGAAAGAGTCTACAGGACACTCAGGGAAAAGATCCTGTCATCCCAAAAGTGTATTTAGGAATCTCACAAAAGGCAGAAGCCGACGCCTCCAAAGAAGTCGCTGTAGACAAGGTGAGGAATTggattcatccatccattttctgttcaccctttgtccctaatgggttaggagggttgctggtgtctatctccagctgcatcccgggcgagaggcggggttcaccctggacaggtcaccagtctgtcgcagggcaacacagagacacacaagacaaacaaccacgcacacacacactcacacctagggagaatttagagaaaccaattaacctgacagtcatgtttttggactgtgggaggaagccagagaacccggagagaatccaccatgcacagggagaacatgcaaactccatgcagaaagatcccgggccgggaatcgaacccaagaccttcttgctgcaaggcaacagctctaccaactgcgccactgtgcagccctgctTGGCTTCATGTTAAAAAAGGACTTTAAATACTGATAAGGAGACATTTACTAAATGTCTGTCATTTTTGGGTTAGTTAATTTAAAAGGAATATAGAAAACTAGGTATTATTGcccttctttttatttcattactgTGCCTATGTTGCATTTCAATTTTTTAGAAGATGGAATAAAATTACTTTAGATTTTAAGCTTCAGGGTTAGTGAGACAAATGACATCCAGGAAGGATATATGAAGTGATTTATGAAAggaagagaaacatttttgtactttcatcTTTCTCAGTTCATAAACATGTTAGACTTTAATTCCTTTAGGCTTTCAAAccttagtttaaaaaaacttaatataaaagggaaaattattcttattttgacTTGTTCAAAACTTGTTCGCCTGGGAAAGTATTCAGAGTGAAACATTGCTTTAGGTAGCAAagctcagtttgttttgatAGCTTTGGAATATGAGattaaatgacttttttattaCATTCTTTATAGGAgaacagcaaaacaaaggagattaaaaataaaagatatttacaTTCTCCTCCTGTAGGTTTTTCTTCATCCAGGTTTCCAGAATCAGACCGACTGGGACAACGATCTGGCTCTGATCAGACTTAAAGAGTCTGTAATCATGACTGATAAGGTCACTCCAATCCCCCTCCCAGAGAGAGGTCAGGACCTGGACACAGTTGTGGGTGGGTCAGGGGTCATCGCTGGCTGGGGCTGGGGGATCCACCTCACCCCTGCTACATCTCTCAAATACCTTGTCCTCCCTCTGGCTAATTACTCCGACTGTAAAGCAGAATACGACCGTACCACACACACCCCGAGTCTGGATGACAACATGTTCTGCACCAGACCCACAGAGCTtgaggaaaacatttgttttggtgatGCGGGAGGCGCTCTGGCTGTCAGAGATGCTCAATCCGGGGACGTGTACGCTGCGGGGATCCTCTCCTACGACAAATCCTGCAACCGAAACAGCTACGGCGTCTACATGAAGATTTCTTCGTATTTACCTTGGATCCATAGAGTCATTAGAGGAGATACAGAGAAGTCGTCTGCTCTCCGCTCTGATGCAATGGCTACAATGTACCAATAGCAGCCACAGAGCTTCAGGCTCTCTTGCTTTAATAGATGTTTTGAGAGAGAAATCATTGCATTGTATTGTGTCAGTAAATAGATTTAATTAATGTCTGTAGATTAAATGTTGTGACAAGTGAAAACATTGGATTTGATTTACAGAGTCTTGTCACAAACCTACAGAGTGGTAAGTAGGCCACACTAATAATGCATTTTGGCCTTATTTCTAAGTTAGTTTTCATTTGAcatatttctgaaacaaatttcAGAAAGGGGCATACATTGAAATATGTAAATTTACAAAGGCTACAGAAATGACAAACATAAATCCATCAACTGCTTGCTTCTTGTGTGTATGCGCTCGGGTGGGAAAAGTTGAAAAGAGAAGAGcgaaacatgtttttatatttaggtCAGAGCTTCTATTAATCTTTTGTAAAATGACCCAAGGGTTTAATTTAAGAGCAAGGTTTGAAACAAGCTATTTTGAGTTGTAAAACCCACCAGTAATTTGTGTAGAAATGAGACCTGCTgaagctgaaaccagatattttacTAAACACCAGGAACTAGCTACATGAAGGAACTCCAGGCCCTCTCTAGcctggaaaatatttcagatcctCCGGAATCAAGTGTGACTGGGATTTGAGATGACTCAAAAGTAGATATCACCtgagaggaaacaaagaaaatcagagcAAAGAGGCAAAgtgagagcagcagagaaaccCAGTAAAGAAAGCAGAGATGAAATATTACGGTTAATGGGTCTTGGTAGAGCAAGAGGGATGGCTGATAAACAGAATGGAGAAGCTGAACACATACGGGTCTACtgaccaacaaaaaaagactaatataaatataaaactacaaaatactCAACAGAACTCAAGAAGGCACTTCAAAACTCAACGCAAGTTAATGGACAGAGAAAAAActtagaataaaacaacaaaaatgatctAAGTACCAACACAGGTGACGACCAATAACATAAACAGCTGAATATCCTGCTTACAGCGTAATCTAGGATAAGTTAAAGTCAAGAGACGGGCGAACAGACAGAAGGAAATGAGGCCTAATTGGTTAATAATTACATAATCTGTCCCGAATAGACAGAATATTCTATCTCCAAAAcactttgcatttcatttgCAATTTAAATGTGGAGTATTAGATATTTTCCATGCACATATTGTCAGTTTATAACATtattaagtaactatgttacctacTTCACTTGTTAAAACATGctgtttaaatcaaaaacaactcaaatgaAATTTGACTGTGTTCACACTCTGCACTGTAGCAGCTCCAAATGTTAAGACGTTGCATCATGGTGCTGCTGTCCATCACTTGAAAGCAAAAGTTAACGATGAATTAAAAGAGGCCGACATTTTTCAGAACCTTTTGACTGCTGCCTTC
This genomic interval from Gambusia affinis linkage group LG02, SWU_Gaff_1.0, whole genome shotgun sequence contains the following:
- the LOC122822376 gene encoding haptoglobin, which produces MLAVNKEYFLALVLLTTQTILAEETVKDSGFLRLKRMIGGTLAPHVPWQAMVYLSDSVLDGGYAGGALISDRWVLTAGRNLFIRKSLQDTQGKDPVIPKVYLGISQKAEADASKEVAVDKVFLHPGFQNQTDWDNDLALIRLKESVIMTDKVTPIPLPERGQDLDTVVGGSGVIAGWGWGIHLTPATSLKYLVLPLANYSDCKAEYDRTTHTPSLDDNMFCTRPTELEENICFGDAGGALAVRDAQSGDVYAAGILSYDKSCNRNSYGVYMKISSYLPWIHRVIRGDTEKSSALRSDAMATMYQ